The following are from one region of the Silene latifolia isolate original U9 population chromosome 9, ASM4854445v1, whole genome shotgun sequence genome:
- the LOC141601100 gene encoding uncharacterized protein LOC141601100 produces the protein MASIDVKGWKMDVYMSLASKNKDGFVDGSCVMPSKNDKKYHQWVRCELMVMRWILNSLEKPVRENFKYVRSSRELWSELLERYGQANAIEVYQLKQELGDVKQNNSSLVEYYGSLKNIWETLDALDPLPTCSCGKIDLCSCSLVKKILERENNAKLDHTNSDGS, from the exons ATGGCTTCTATCGATGTCAAAG GATGGAAAATGGATGTTTACATGAGTCTTGCTTCTAAAAACAAAGATGGGTTTGTGGATGGTTCTTGTGTTATGCCATCAAAAAATGACAAAAAGTACCATCAGTGGGTGAGGTGTGAACTGATGGTAATGCGTTGGATTTTAAATTCTCTTGAAAAACCAGTTCGTGAAAATTTTAAGTATGTCAGGTCTTCTAGGGAACTTTGGTCAGAGTTATTGGAACGGTATGGGCAGGCTAATGCAATTGAAGTGTATCAATTAAAGCAAGAGTTAGGTGATGTTAAGCAGAATAATAGTTCTTTGGTTGAATATTATGGTTCTTTGAAAAATATTTGGGAAACACTTGATGCATTAGACCCTTTACCCACCTGTTCATGTGGTAAGATTGATCTGTGTTCCTGTTCTTTGGTTAAAAAAATCTTGGAAAGAGAAAATAATGCTAAGCTCGATCATACAAATTCTGATGGGTCTTAA